The following coding sequences lie in one Ignavibacteria bacterium genomic window:
- a CDS encoding SDR family oxidoreductase, producing the protein MIKDKVVIITGASSGIGEATAKLLAAKGAKVVLGARREQKLKTLVDEIQRTGGQAIYQIMNVVKPSDNTNIVELAMKKYGKIDSIFLNAGLMPNSPLSALKTSEWNQMVDVNIKGVLNGVAAVLPQFVSQKSGHVITTSSVAGLKSYPGGAVYGGTKWFVRDFMEVLRMESAQEGTNIRTTTIYPAAINTELLDTITDKNMAQGMTALYDQYGIPADRIADVVAYAIDQPEDTTVNEITIGPSRQSW; encoded by the coding sequence ATGATTAAGGATAAAGTTGTGATTATTACAGGTGCATCATCAGGAATTGGTGAGGCAACTGCAAAACTGCTTGCAGCTAAGGGCGCTAAAGTTGTTTTAGGCGCACGCCGTGAGCAAAAATTAAAAACCTTGGTTGATGAAATTCAAAGAACCGGGGGACAGGCAATCTACCAAATTATGAATGTAGTTAAACCATCGGACAACACAAATATTGTTGAACTTGCCATGAAAAAATATGGAAAGATCGATTCCATTTTTTTGAATGCCGGACTTATGCCGAATTCTCCGCTTTCTGCATTGAAAACCAGTGAATGGAATCAAATGGTTGATGTCAATATCAAAGGTGTTCTAAATGGCGTTGCAGCTGTGTTGCCACAGTTTGTAAGCCAAAAGTCAGGACATGTTATTACAACCTCATCGGTTGCCGGATTAAAGAGTTACCCGGGCGGTGCGGTCTATGGCGGGACAAAATGGTTTGTACGTGATTTCATGGAAGTGCTGCGCATGGAGTCTGCGCAGGAAGGAACCAATATTCGTACGACGACAATTTATCCTGCCGCAATTAACACCGAATTATTGGATACGATTACTGATAAAAATATGGCCCAGGGAATGACCGCACTCTATGATCAGTATGGTATTCCGGCAGACCGTATAGCTGATGTTGTAGCGTATGCAATAGATCAGCCTGAAGACACAACAGTTAATGAAATAACCATCGGCCCATCCAGGCAGAGTTGGTGA